Proteins co-encoded in one Coregonus clupeaformis isolate EN_2021a chromosome 17, ASM2061545v1, whole genome shotgun sequence genomic window:
- the LOC121586877 gene encoding smad nuclear-interacting protein 1-like: protein MDKERRHKRVDSPVRESKPKIKHEKLSPARPQRSRRSSSGSNGSPPPQRRRTSRSPPRTKGHSPGRRALGRRDRSPKNTGRSRSPTHGAEVKIKREQDDHRGADDRRRRDCNDKPEPSEPPVRRSRWEQADGPRESDRPRERERGERERGGGGGRPRDRDSRSFQEQQAERQQHDNRRRDNRHRFEENDDERQAFGQGTQEGGEGEVSPPVDKEKPNFELSGALTEDTNTFRGEVIKYNEPPEARIPKRRWRLYPFKNDEQLPVMYVHRQSAYLMGRQRKIADIPIDHPSCSKQHAVFQYRLVEFTRSDGTGGRRVKPYIIDLGSGNGTYLNNQRIEAQRYYELKEKDVLKFGFSSREYVLLHEFSDTAEVDARAEEDDEGMDE from the exons ATGGATAAAGAGAGACGGCATAAAAGAGTGGATTCCCCGGTGCGGGAGTCAAAACCGAAAATCAAACATGAGAAACTCAGCCCTGCTAGGCCACAGAGATCACGCCGCTCGAGTTCGGGGTCCAACGGCAGCCCACCGCCGCAGAGGAGACGAACGagcag ATCGCCACCAAGGACAAAAGGTCATTCGCCAGGTAGAAGGGCGTTGGGAAGACGAGACAGATCGCCCAAAAACACCGGCAGGAGCCGAAGCCCTACCCATGGTGCCGAAGTCAAAATAAAGCGG gagcaggatGACCACAGAGGTGCCGATGACCGGAGAAGGCGTGACTGCAACGATAAGCCAGAGCCCTCGGAGCCACCAGTGCGGCGAAGCAGGTGGGAGCAGGCTGACGGACCCAGAGAGTCTGACAGACCCAGGGAGCGAGaacgaggagagagggagaggggtggaggtgggggcaGGCCCAGAGACAGGGACTCCCGCTCTTTCCAGGAGCAGCAGGCCGAGAGACAGCAGCACGACAATCGACGACGGGACAACCGGCACCGGTTTGAGGAGAACGACGACGAGCGACAAGCTTTTGGACAAGGTACCCAAGAGGGGGGCGAGGGCGAAGTCAGCCCCCCAGTCGATAAAGAGAAGCCCAACTTTGAACTGTCTGGAGCGCTCACGGAAGATACCAACACGTTCAGGGGGGAAGTGATCAAGTACAACGAGCCCCCAGAGGCTCGCATCCCCAAGCGCAGGTGGCGACTGTACCCCTTCAAGAACGATGAGCAGCTCCCGGTCATGTACGTCCACAGGCAGAGTGCCTACCTGATGGGGCGGCAGAGGAAGATTGCTGACATCCCAATCGACCACCCCTCCTGCTCCAAACAGCACGCAGTGTTCCAGTACAG GCTGGTGGAGTTCACACGTTCGGACGGAACTGGTGGGCGGCGGGTGAAGCCCTACATCATTGACCTAGGCTCGGGCAATGGCACCTACCTGAACAACCAGCGCATCGAGGCGCAGCGCTACTACGAGCTCAAGGAGAAGGACGTGCTCAAGTTTGGCTTCAGCAGCCGCGAGTACGTCCTGCTGCACGAGTTCTCCGACACAGCCGAGGTGGACGCCAGGGCGGAGGAAGACGACGAGGGCATGGACGAGTGA
- the LOC121586879 gene encoding axonemal dynein light intermediate polypeptide 1 isoform X1 — translation MVKINTDSLLKYDNPVLVSRNTEKKSPKARPLKVAPPQPAMTGPVPPPPKPKIPSADANKQQTEEILNAILPPREWMETNQLWVQQVSSTPCTRMDVVHLQEQLDLKLQQRQARETGICPVRRELYSQCFDELIRQVTINCAERGLLLLRVRDEIRMTIAAYQTLYESSVAFGMRKALQAEQGKSDMEKRISDLENEKRDLERQVNEQKAKCEAIEKRETERRQVEEKKHTEEIQFLKRTNQQLKAQLEGIIAPKK, via the exons ATGGTAAAAATAAACA CTGATTCTCTGCTGAAATATGACAACCCAGTCTTGGTGAGCAGAAACACAGAAAAGAAGTCACCAAAG GCACGGCCTCTGAAAGTGGCCCCACCACAGCCTGCCATGACTGGCCCTGTGCCACCTCCACCCAAACCCAAGATCCCCTCAGCCGATGCCAACAAACAGCAAACCGAGGAGATCCTCAATGCCATACTACCACCCAG GGAATGGATGGAGACCAACCAGCTGTGGGTGCAGCAGGTGTCCAGCACACCGTGTACCCGCATGGATGTGGTACACCTACAGGAGCAGCTGGATCTGAAGctgcagcagagacaggccagggaGACAGGCATCTGCCCAGTCCGCAGGGAGCTCTACTCCCAGTGCTTcg ATGAGTTGATCAGACAGGTAACCATCAACTGTGCTGAGAGAGGACTGCTGTTGTTGCGTGTGCGAGACGAAATCCGTATGACCATTGCTGCTTACCAGACACTGTACGAGAGCAGTGTGGCCTTTGGCATGAGAAAAGCCCTGCAGGCCGAGCAGGGCAAATCTGACATGGAGAAGAGG ATCTCCGATTTGGAGAACGAGAAGCGGGACCTGGAGAGACAGGTTAACGAGCAGAAGGCCAAGTGTGAGGCCATCGAgaagagggagactgagagacgGCAGGTGGAGGAGaaaaaacacacagaggagaTTCAGTTCCTGAAGAGGACCAACCAGCAGCTCAAG
- the LOC121586879 gene encoding axonemal dynein light intermediate polypeptide 1 isoform X2: protein MIPPADSLLKYDNPVLVSRNTEKKSPKARPLKVAPPQPAMTGPVPPPPKPKIPSADANKQQTEEILNAILPPREWMETNQLWVQQVSSTPCTRMDVVHLQEQLDLKLQQRQARETGICPVRRELYSQCFDELIRQVTINCAERGLLLLRVRDEIRMTIAAYQTLYESSVAFGMRKALQAEQGKSDMEKRISDLENEKRDLERQVNEQKAKCEAIEKRETERRQVEEKKHTEEIQFLKRTNQQLKAQLEGIIAPKK from the exons ATGATTCCTCCAGCTGATTCTCTGCTGAAATATGACAACCCAGTCTTGGTGAGCAGAAACACAGAAAAGAAGTCACCAAAG GCACGGCCTCTGAAAGTGGCCCCACCACAGCCTGCCATGACTGGCCCTGTGCCACCTCCACCCAAACCCAAGATCCCCTCAGCCGATGCCAACAAACAGCAAACCGAGGAGATCCTCAATGCCATACTACCACCCAG GGAATGGATGGAGACCAACCAGCTGTGGGTGCAGCAGGTGTCCAGCACACCGTGTACCCGCATGGATGTGGTACACCTACAGGAGCAGCTGGATCTGAAGctgcagcagagacaggccagggaGACAGGCATCTGCCCAGTCCGCAGGGAGCTCTACTCCCAGTGCTTcg ATGAGTTGATCAGACAGGTAACCATCAACTGTGCTGAGAGAGGACTGCTGTTGTTGCGTGTGCGAGACGAAATCCGTATGACCATTGCTGCTTACCAGACACTGTACGAGAGCAGTGTGGCCTTTGGCATGAGAAAAGCCCTGCAGGCCGAGCAGGGCAAATCTGACATGGAGAAGAGG ATCTCCGATTTGGAGAACGAGAAGCGGGACCTGGAGAGACAGGTTAACGAGCAGAAGGCCAAGTGTGAGGCCATCGAgaagagggagactgagagacgGCAGGTGGAGGAGaaaaaacacacagaggagaTTCAGTTCCTGAAGAGGACCAACCAGCAGCTCAAG
- the LOC121586879 gene encoding axonemal dynein light intermediate polypeptide 1 isoform X3 yields the protein MTGPVPPPPKPKIPSADANKQQTEEILNAILPPREWMETNQLWVQQVSSTPCTRMDVVHLQEQLDLKLQQRQARETGICPVRRELYSQCFDELIRQVTINCAERGLLLLRVRDEIRMTIAAYQTLYESSVAFGMRKALQAEQGKSDMEKRISDLENEKRDLERQVNEQKAKCEAIEKRETERRQVEEKKHTEEIQFLKRTNQQLKAQLEGIIAPKK from the exons ATGACTGGCCCTGTGCCACCTCCACCCAAACCCAAGATCCCCTCAGCCGATGCCAACAAACAGCAAACCGAGGAGATCCTCAATGCCATACTACCACCCAG GGAATGGATGGAGACCAACCAGCTGTGGGTGCAGCAGGTGTCCAGCACACCGTGTACCCGCATGGATGTGGTACACCTACAGGAGCAGCTGGATCTGAAGctgcagcagagacaggccagggaGACAGGCATCTGCCCAGTCCGCAGGGAGCTCTACTCCCAGTGCTTcg ATGAGTTGATCAGACAGGTAACCATCAACTGTGCTGAGAGAGGACTGCTGTTGTTGCGTGTGCGAGACGAAATCCGTATGACCATTGCTGCTTACCAGACACTGTACGAGAGCAGTGTGGCCTTTGGCATGAGAAAAGCCCTGCAGGCCGAGCAGGGCAAATCTGACATGGAGAAGAGG ATCTCCGATTTGGAGAACGAGAAGCGGGACCTGGAGAGACAGGTTAACGAGCAGAAGGCCAAGTGTGAGGCCATCGAgaagagggagactgagagacgGCAGGTGGAGGAGaaaaaacacacagaggagaTTCAGTTCCTGAAGAGGACCAACCAGCAGCTCAAG